CGATGACATCTCTGTCGATCCTATCGCTGAGTTGTTTGACAAAAACCCTGATACTAATTGTGTATCTCCAGGTACCAACATCGGTAATGGTGATCTGACTGTACAGATCGTCGGTGGGGCTAGCGTAGCTAACTACTCCTTCAGATGGTTCAGAGGTACTGATGTAACTGACACCGATACCGAAATCACTGCCGTTGCATTTACTAATACTGACCAAGGATCTGCGGTGATCACTGGTGGTAACGATCAAACAATCTCTGACCTCTCTCCTGGACAGTACACCGTACTAGTTACTGACAATGATGCTGACGATGATAATGACGGATGTTTCTCTACCACTACTTTCACTATCACTAATGTGCCAGATGTGCATGAAATTACTGACATCACTTTAGCTCATGTAGAAGACTGTGGAGGAACTGGTTCTGCAACTATTCAAGATGCCCATGTTACTTCTGGAGATAGAGATGATTATGATTTCACTTGGTATGAAGATGACGCAGTTACTCCTATCGCTACTGCTGCCAATGACTATGAACTCCTTGGCCTGGCTGCTGGTACTTACTTCGTAGAAGCCGAGTATACAGCTAGTACACCGAACGATGGTTGTATGACTTCTCTGTTCGAATTCGAGATCGAAGATCAAACGGTGGTACCAACGCTTAGTTTAACTCTTAACACCATTGATACCAGCTGTGATACAGATCCAAACGAAGGAAATGGAGAGATTAACTGGTCTATAACTAACGATGATGGTGGTAACTACTCTTACCAATGGTATGCAGGTACTTCTGTAGCCGGTGGTACGGCTCTAGTCAACGGAGCTTCTATAAACGGAGCCGTGGGGGCTGCTGCCGCTGTATCTTCGGGTACTTTGAGTGGCGTTGATGGTGGATTCTACACCTTGAGAGTCATTGATGAACAAAATACTAGCGACAATTGTTTTGTCGATGCGACCTTCGAACTCATCGAAGAGCAACCGACCATCTCTATCGCTACCGATGGAGCTGATTTTACCAACACACCTAACGACAACTGTTCTGGTGGTGGATATAATGGTCAATTCCAAATCTTTGATGTGGCTATCAATGGTGTGCCTCAAGGCAATACTACTGGGTTCGATTTCACTTTCACTAAAGCAGGTGGCGCTGCCCATGGCGGTACACAGGTAGGTTCTAATCCTTTAGTTACTGATCTGGAACCTGGTGACTACCAAGTCCAAATTATCGATGCTACGGGATGTTCTAGCGGATTAACTGACTTCACCATCGATGACATCTCTGTCGATCCTATCGCTGAGTTGTTTGACAAAAACCCTGATACTAATTGTGTATCTCCAGGTACCAACATCGGTAATGGTGATCTGACTGTACAGATCGTCGGTGGGGCTAGCGTAGCTAACTACTCCTTCAGATGGTTCAGAGGTACTGATGTAACTGACACCGATACCGAAATCACTGCCGTTGCATTTACTAATACTGACCAAGGATCTGCGGTGATCACTGGTGGTAACGATCAAACAATCTCTGACCTCTCTCCTGGACAGTACACCGTACTAGTTACTGACAATGATGCTGACGATGATAATGACGGATGTTTCTCTACCACTACTTTCACTATCACTAATGTGCCAGATGTGCATGAAATTACTGACATCACTTTAGCTCATGTAGAAGACTGTGGAGGAACTGGTTCTGCAACTATTCAAGATGCCCATGTTACTTCTGGAGATAGAGATGATTATGATTTCACTTGGTATGAAGATGACGCAGTTACTCCTATCGCTACTGCTGCCAATGACTATGAACTCCTTGGCCTGGCTGCTGGTACTTACTTCGTAGAAGCCGAGTATACAGCTAGTACACCGAACGATGGTTGTATGACTTCTCTGTTCGAATTCGAGATCGAAGATCAAACGGTGGTACCAACGCTTAGTTTAACTCTTAACACCATTGATACCAGCTGTGATACAGATCCAAACGAAGGAAATGGAGAGATTAACTGGTCTATAACTAACGATGATGGTGGTAACTACTCTTACCAATGGTATGCAGGTACTTCTGTAGCCGGTGGTACGGCTCTAGTCAACGGAGCTTCTATAAACGGAGCCGTGGGGGCTGCTGCCGCTGTATCTTCGGGTACTTTGAGTGGCGTTGATGGTGGATTCTACACCTTGAGAGTCATTGATGAACAAAATACTAGCGACAATTGTTTTGTCGATGCGACCTTCGAACTCATCGAAGAGCAACCGACCATCTCTATCGCTACCGATGGAGCTGATTTTACCAACACACCTAACGACAACTGTTCTGGTGGTGGATATAATGGTCAATTCCAAATCTTTGATGTGGCTATCAATGGTGTGCCTCAAGGCAATACTACTGGGTTCGATTTCACTTTCACTAAAGCAGGTGGCGCTGCCCATGGCGGTACACAGGTAGGTTCTAATCCTTTAGTTACTGATCTGGAACCTGGTGACTACCAAGTCCAAATTATCGATGCTACGGGATGTTCTAGCGGATTAACTGACTTCACCATCGATGACATCTCTGTCGATCCTATCGCTGAGTTGTTTGACAAAAACCCTGATACTAATTGTGTATCTCCAGGTACCAACATCGGTAATGGTGATCTGACTGTACAGATCGTCGGTGGGGCTAGCGTAGCTAACTACTCCTTCAGATGGTTCAGAGGTACTGATGTAACTGACACCGATACCGAAATCACTGCCGTTGCATTTACTAATACTGACCAAGGATCTGCGGTGATCACTGGTGGTAACGATCAAACAATCTCTGACCTCTCTCCTGGACAGTACACCGTACTAGTTACTGACAATGATGCTGACGATGATAATGACGGATGTTTCTCTACCACTACTTTCACTATCACTAATGTGCCGGCCACGCACACACTAAATGAAGCTAACATAGATGCATCCATAGTACATGTTACTGATTGTGGAGGAGCCGACGGCACCATTACTATCGCCGATGCTGATGTCACTTCAGGTGATGTTGATGATTACAATTTCACGTGGTACTCGGATGGTCCTTTAACTGATATGGGAGTACCATCCAATACGACAATGATCAACACATTAGCTCCTGGAACTTATTACATCAAGGCAACTCATATCGCTTCCGGATGTAATACAGGTCAAATTGCCTTTGAAATTGAAGATCAGTCAGAAGCACCTGGCCTTAGCTTGTCTGAGAACATAACAGATTCAAGTTGTGACCCTGATGTCAATGAAGGTAATGGAGCTATTGACTGGGTCATTCAAAATACAGTCGGTGGTGTCGCCCCGGCTGGTAGCTACGATTACCAATGGTATGTGGGTGCTACAGCCATTCCAGGTACTAATGAGGTGACCGGAGCTGGTATTGTCGGAATATCTGGAACTATAGGTGCGGGCTACAGTGGTACAATTTCTGGATTAGATGGTGGAACTTATACTTTAAGAGTAACCGATGGTACAAATCCTAACAATACTTGTTTCGTGGATCAAACTATTACTCTTTCTGAGACAATCCCTACCTATGAAGTTACAGCATTCAACATTGATCCGAACACAAACTGTGTTGGAGGTGGCTATAATGGGGAATTCGAAATAACAACAATAAGCGGTGGAGCACTTGCTGACTTCACTTATACATTTGCCAAGAATAATGATCCTGGTTATGTTTTCAACAATGTTGCTAATTGGCATGTGGATCAATTGGATCCTGGCAGTTATGAAGTATACTTCGTCAATACAGCCACTCAATGTGAGGGTAATATAGTCGACTTTGTAATTGAAGATGATACGGTACAACCCACAGTTTCATTTACTCTGGATAGCTCAGATGAATATTGTGTCGGAGGAAACGGGCAGATTACGGTAGTACCTGATGCGACCACCTTAGCTAATGGAGCTACTTATTCTTGGGCACCAGGAGGTGAAATCACTCAAACGATATCGAACCTTGATCAAGGAACAACAAGCACCTACACTGTCACAGTTACTGATGGCCTTACAGGCTGTTCGGTTACAGATAGTTATGTATTACCATTCGATCCAGTGGATATAATAATTGATGTTAATGCTGATGTGATTGTCACACCAACCACCATGTGTGGAGCTAATGTGAATGGTGCAATAAATATCACTAATATTTCACCTGACACACCTGGAGACTATACCTATACTTGGTATCAGGGTTCTTATGATGCTACTGGCCACACTGCTTGGACAGGCGGAGCCACTGCCAATGAAACTGGACTTGCAGCTGACACCTATTATGTTGAAGCCACCAATGGAAATTCTGGTTGTACTTCGAAAGTCTTTGAGTTTATCGTTGAAGATGAAAGTGTGAATCCAGTAGTTGCACTGGTTGACTTCGAATTACAAAACAATTGCGATTTAACTCCAGGCAATGGTAATGGTTTCCTTTCTGTTACGGCAGATGGGTCTACTAACTTGGGTGATTATAGCTTCGATTGGACAAGTGCTTCTGGCATACCTGGACCTGGTACCAATCCACTATACACAGATTTAGATGCTGGTTCCTACACGGTTGAAGTACAAGATTTGACAACACTTTGTACTACGTCTGAGACTTATGGAATGATCAATGACACTAATAACCCATTGGTTCTAAGTATCACCACTATTCCAAATGAAAATTGTATAGATCCAAATGGAGCACTGGCTATTAATGTTCTAAATTCATTGAACCCTACGGCCGTATTTGAATACTATCTAATCGATGGAAGCGACTCTTCTCCTCTCCCATTTGATCCAACCGATCAGATGGCTGGAAACTTTGCTGATGACATTGTAGATGGTGACTATACAGTGATGGTTGAGGATACTGATGGAGGCTGTTTCTCAGAACCAACCTTTATTACTATCGGATCCGATAAAGATGACATGCAAATGACCATTGTTGAAGACCATCCATTGACTAAATGTGATTTTCAAAATGTAAGAGCAGATGGACAAGCTACTGTGACTCCTGGTCCAGAAAGTGCCTCCAGATATACTATATACTGGCACGACGGTGCCAGCTTGTCTGATGCAGTAATGGACTCTACGCTTACACTACACGAATTGTTAGGACAAACTTATACAGTGGAAATGATTGATAGAATCACAGGTTGTTCAATTTCTGAGTCCATTACTATTAACTCAGACATCGAGCTTGTACCAACACCGCTTGTTGATCTTATCAGCGATGTGACCAACTGTATTACTCCAAATGGAGCAGTAACTGCAGCCATTGATTCATCAGGAACTGTATCTGGCTACACATTTGAGTGGACGGATAATAGCGGTGCGACCATTAGTTCTACATTCGGTGCAGCTGGTTTAGACTTGGGCACTTACACTGTAAGAGCCACTGACTTAGTTTCAGAATGTGTATCAGATGCCGCATCCATCGAAATTGTAGATGCAAGAGTAGATCCAGAGTTCACAGTTGAAACCACTGAGTCTACGTGTTCTGAATTAGAATTTGGCACTGACGATTACGCAGGTAATGGTGAAGCATCACTTACATTCGCCTCGTTCGTTACTTCAGGTATTGAAAATCAATATTGGGCAGAAGCAAGTGGAACAGATGACACTACACCAATTGATCCAACGGATACTGAAAGTATCATTAGTACTAACGAATTGATGAGTGGATTGAATCCGGGAGATTACAAAGTATTGGTGATAGATGATCAAGATTGTTCTTATCAAGCCAATTTCACAATAGAAACAGATATTGAAATATTTAACGGGGTATCTGACAATGGAGATGGCAAGAATGATTACTTTAGAATCTCCTGTGCGGATAGATTCCCTAATAATAATATAAAAATCTATACGAGATCAGGTACTTTGGTTTACAAGACATCAGGATATGAAGACGATGTTAGTGGAAATGTATTCACCGGTAAACGAAATACTGGAGTAGGTGGTGGAAGTGATGGCTTGCCTTCTGGAACTTATTTCTATATTTTTGACAAAGGTGAAGGCAACGATGGAGATGTATACCAAGGATATTTAGAATTGGTCAAATAGTAATAAATGAAAATTGTAAAGGGACTTCTAATAGGTGTATTGGTTTGTGTATGCCAGCTAACTATGGCTCAGCAGAGACCTGTATTTTCTACGTATCCATATAATGGTCTGGCTTTAAACCCTGCGTATGCAGGTAGCCTAAACTTGTTCTCTGCTATATTGACCAACAGAAATCAATGGGTTAATATTGATGGAGCACCGGTTTATCAATCACTTACTGCTCATACAACACTCCGTGAGAAGAATGTTGGGGTCGGCTTGAATGTGGTTAGAGATGTAGTTGGTGTACATGAGCAATATAGTGTTTACGGCAGTTTTGCTTACAAAATTCGAATGAGCAAAGGTATCCTTGCCATGGGGCTTCAAGGAGGCTTTGACCAGCGGACGTCGAACTTGGATCAAATAAACTGGTTTGAACAAGACGATCCCTTATCAGTCTTTACAAAAAGTTTTAATCCTAACTTTGGCATGGGGATTTACTTTGCGAATAGAGATTATTTCATAGGAGCTTCTATTCCCTACTTTCTTACCCCTGACGTGATTGATGGTGGCGGAGACAGCGCTATCCCATCGGAAGGCAAGGCTTCAAGATACTACTATATCAATGCTGGTTTCGTTAAAGATATAAGTCGTAATCTAAAGATTAGCCCTTCAGTTTTGCTTCGTTTGCAAGATGACTCTCCAGTCGCGTTTGATGTTAACTTAAATTTCATCATCAACGAAATTGTTTATGCAGGTGTTTCCTATCGCTATCAAGATTCGTTTTCGTTAATGACTCAATTGGTGCTGAATGAAAACTTTAGAATTGGTTATGCCTACGATATACCATTTGGGAGCTTGGGAACTTACACAGCTGGTTCACATGAAATATTCTTAAATTATAGAATACCATTGAAGTTCAGCAAGAAAGATGGACTGTGTCCTGTATACTTCTAAAAATACTGATCCCGCTCGTAGCGGGATTTTTTTTTGACCGTTCATCAACTCTTCACCTTCAAATTTAGGATTTTCACTAAATTGGTTTTCCATTAAAGAAAATACCAAACGTGAATAGAAGAAAATTTATAGAAAATAGTGCGATGGCTGGGTCGGGTCTTGCGCTAATTGGTTCAACCTCATGCACCACTTCGGATCATACTGACAAAAAAGTAAAAATTCAATCTATCGTTGAAGGAGTAGACTATATCAATACTGAAGATAGAATTCAACGAATTGAAAAGGCTGCACAACTTATGCAGCAACATCAAATTCATTGCATATTCATCGAATCAGGTACTTCACTAGAGTATTTTACTGGAATTAAATGGTGGCCAAGTGAGCGGCTAACAGGAGTTCTCATTTTTTCTGATGGAACACTTCAATATATAGGGCCTGCTTTCGAAAAAGAACGATTAGAAGAAATGATCACGCTCGAAGGAGATGTCTCCAGTTGGGAAGAACATGAAAATCCGTTTGAGTTAGTTGCTCAACTATTCAAGGCCAAAAGCGGTGCTACAGCCACCTTAGGAATTGAAGAGAATGTTAGATTTTTTCAATCGGATGGCATTTCCTCTTATTTAGGGCAAGCCACTCTCATCAACGCCAAGCCAATCACAGCAGGATGTCGAGCTATTAAAACAACTAAGGAGTTAGCATTGATGAAAAAGGCCAATGAAATCACACTTGAAGCTTATAGAATTGGTTTTTCAAAACTCAAAGAAGGCATGTCACAATATGATTTGAGTGCTATTGTAGCAGAGGCTAGTACAGCTCTAGGTGCTACGGAAGCAGGTTGGGCAGGTGCTATGTTTGGTGAATACACCGCATTTCCACATGGAAGCAAAACGGTGCAACAATTGAAAGAGGGAGACATGGTTCTAATAGATGGTGGATGTAAGCTGGGTGGCTACCAGGCAGACATTACCAGAACTACAACCTTCGGAAAACCAACCCAACGCCAACAAGACATTTGGAATATTGTGAAAGAAGCGCAAACGGCAGTTTACGAAAAAGCCAAAGCGGGCGTGCCATGCGAACTCTTGGATGCTACGGCACGGGCGGTTGTAGATAAATATGGTTTTGGCAATGGGTATGAAAATTTCTTTCATAGGGTTGGTCACGGCATAGGAATGGACTTTCATGAGTGGGAATACCTTGTCAAAGGCAACACTACTCCTATGCAACCAGGTATGTGCTTCTCGAATGAGCCGGGAATTTATCTTTATGGTGAACTTGGAGTAAGACTCGAAGATTGTTTCTATATCACCGAAAATGGCTACGAGGCCTTTACTCCGCAAAGTCCGTCAATAGAAAACCCGATTTGATACTAGTGAAATGACTACTTGAACGAATATCGCTTTCGTTCAAGTAGTGCACTAACATTTTAGTCTTTATGCGCCAACAGCAGCTGTAATCTTTTGATTTCGCGAAGGATAGCGTTGCGCTGCATTTGATGCCAATTCCACAACTTCAGCATCGTAGGGACAGTCATAGCCCCTATTAAAGCTAAACTCCATCGAATAAGAGAATTGGTCTCCTCGATCTCAAGTACCTTTAATAAACAAAATACAGATAATACTACAAAGCCAAGAGAGATAATACCACCTCCGATGGTCCACCATTTCATTTTTCCTTCGAGCAGTCCGCCAATCATTTCAAATGGCGATTGTTCTTTTAGATTTTCATAATAGGCAGCTTCTTCATTAGAAAGCGCCGTTTTGATCATTTCATCGATCTCTTCATTCTGGTTTTTCATGATTCTGTGGTTTTAATAATTTCTTTAATTTTTCACGAGCATGAAACAGTCTTGATTTGACGGTTCCTTTTGGTATACTTAAGATGCCAGCAATAGACTCGATGGAGTTAGATTCTAAATAATAAAGCACCAAAATCAGTTTACTATCCGGATTCAATTGCTCCAAGGTATTTTCCATCGCTTTGATCAGGCCCTCACTAGATGCTGAAGTACTATCTGCAAAATCTGTAATACTAATGTTATCAATTTGATCAGCTCCATTTACATATTGCTTTTGATTCGCTCTTTCTCTTTGATGCTTTCGTACCCAATCAATTGATCGTCGATCTACTATGGTCCGAATCCATGCGCTGAACTTACTTACATCTTTGAGTTTATGCAGATTGCCTATCAACCATTGCCAAACATCCTGCACAATATCTTCAGACTGTTCCCAATCGTTCGTTCTGATGTAGGATTGATATAGCAGCTTTTTATGCCATTTGGTGACCAAGTGGCGAAAAGCTATCTCATCACCCTGCTGTGCATTTAGCACCAGCCATTCGTCTAGCAGGTTTGATTTTTCGCGCATCATCAATAAGTAGTCGTATTCTTTGCTGAAAGGTTCAATTCATGAGATTTTATTAAGTACTTGAATTTATAAAATCTAGCATCTCCTAATCATATATTCTCGTATAATCCACTAAGTTTGCAACCGCAAAAAGCCGATGGCTAATTGTTGTTCATTGATTTATGGGGTCGACCGGTTTTGACAGTAAGTGTGGATATTGTACTTGCATGTCGGGTGTTGAGTAAGCACACGTGATCAATTTACTCATATTCTATTTGGCGAATCTAATTACGCCATGGCTGCTTAATTTTTTGCGATAGCGAAAATTATTAATCTTGGCTAAGAGTCAAGACAGACACATCCCTCCAGGCTTTTGTCTTATGAGCAGGATCAAGGGGTGTCACCTAGTAAGACTAGCTTGAGGCGAAGTTGCTAACCGATAGCGAAGCTAAAGTAACTGGTAGGAAAAGTGGGTTGTTGAACGCCAGCTCTCCTACGAGATCCTAAGTTTCAACTATGCATGTAGACGGTCCAATATGACCTTATCTGGACGAGGGTTCGATTCCCTCCGACTCCACAAAGAAAGCCTCGCGTTTGCGGGGCTTTTTTATTACCACGAAGTCGGTTTATAATCCTTCAAAAATTTACCATTCCAGTGCTTGCCTGTATTAATACCCTCAAATAGAGGATCAAGGACTCTGGCAGCTCCATCTACTATATCCAATGGCGGCTGAAAATCGTGTAGTTCCTCTTTGCGTTTGGCCAATTCTACAGGATCTTCATCCGTAACCCAACCGGTATCAACGGCATTGGTATAAATTCCATGCTTGTGCAATTCGGCCGCAGAAGTCAAAGTCATCATATTTAATGCCGCTTTAGCCATATTGGTATGAGGGTGGCGTGACTCTTTATGGAATTGATGAAATTTTCCTTCCATGGCAGATACGTTGATAATGTGCTTCATTCCGGTATTCTCTTTCTTCATCAAATTCACCAGTCGGTTGTTGAGAACGAAGGGAGCTACGGAGTTCACCAATTGCACTTCAAGCATTTCGATAGTATCTACTTCACCGAGCTTTAGACGCCAACTATTGGTTTTCCTTAGGTCTATTTGCTGCAGATCAGCATCCAGTTTGCCTTCTGGGAATACTTCTTCGACCGTGAGCGAATTGTCAATGCTATAGGGAATCTGAGACAATTGTGCAGAAGCACTTAAGCCAATCCCAAGCTGTTTGCCATGCCAGGAAACGGGTATGTTCCTACTTTGACCTTGCTTGAAATCAGCACTCAATTCTTTTAGTTCCTGCACACACTGCTCATGATCAGAAAGCAAAGTTTGTGCGTGAATAGGAAGCTCCTCAAATGCTTGCTGCTCAGTAGGCATGAGATGTGAATAGAAACCGGCGGGTCTCCGAACCGTTTGCGCTGCGTTGTTGATCAATACATCCAATCGATCATATTGCTGTTCAATGAAATTACAAAATATTTCAACACTAGGAATGTGCCTAAGGTCTAGTCCATGAATTTTGAGCCGATGACTCCAATCCTTAAAATCTGGTTCTTTGGCATATCTCAGAGCCGAATCTTTAGGGAATCTTGTAGTGGCTATTACGGTTGCTCCTGCCCTAAGCATCATCAAAGAAATATGATAGCCGATCTTGAGTCGCGACCCAGTAACCAAAGCCACCTGCTCCGTCATATCAGCAGATTGAAAACGCTTGGCATAATTAAAATCACCACAAGACTTGCACATGGTGTCATAGAAGTG
The sequence above is drawn from the Reichenbachiella sp. genome and encodes:
- a CDS encoding type IX secretion system membrane protein PorP/SprF encodes the protein MKIVKGLLIGVLVCVCQLTMAQQRPVFSTYPYNGLALNPAYAGSLNLFSAILTNRNQWVNIDGAPVYQSLTAHTTLREKNVGVGLNVVRDVVGVHEQYSVYGSFAYKIRMSKGILAMGLQGGFDQRTSNLDQINWFEQDDPLSVFTKSFNPNFGMGIYFANRDYFIGASIPYFLTPDVIDGGGDSAIPSEGKASRYYYINAGFVKDISRNLKISPSVLLRLQDDSPVAFDVNLNFIINEIVYAGVSYRYQDSFSLMTQLVLNENFRIGYAYDIPFGSLGTYTAGSHEIFLNYRIPLKFSKKDGLCPVYF
- a CDS encoding Xaa-Pro peptidase family protein, which encodes MNRRKFIENSAMAGSGLALIGSTSCTTSDHTDKKVKIQSIVEGVDYINTEDRIQRIEKAAQLMQQHQIHCIFIESGTSLEYFTGIKWWPSERLTGVLIFSDGTLQYIGPAFEKERLEEMITLEGDVSSWEEHENPFELVAQLFKAKSGATATLGIEENVRFFQSDGISSYLGQATLINAKPITAGCRAIKTTKELALMKKANEITLEAYRIGFSKLKEGMSQYDLSAIVAEASTALGATEAGWAGAMFGEYTAFPHGSKTVQQLKEGDMVLIDGGCKLGGYQADITRTTTFGKPTQRQQDIWNIVKEAQTAVYEKAKAGVPCELLDATARAVVDKYGFGNGYENFFHRVGHGIGMDFHEWEYLVKGNTTPMQPGMCFSNEPGIYLYGELGVRLEDCFYITENGYEAFTPQSPSIENPI
- a CDS encoding DUF6768 family protein — its product is MKNQNEEIDEMIKTALSNEEAAYYENLKEQSPFEMIGGLLEGKMKWWTIGGGIISLGFVVLSVFCLLKVLEIEETNSLIRWSLALIGAMTVPTMLKLWNWHQMQRNAILREIKRLQLLLAHKD
- a CDS encoding RNA polymerase sigma factor, translated to MMREKSNLLDEWLVLNAQQGDEIAFRHLVTKWHKKLLYQSYIRTNDWEQSEDIVQDVWQWLIGNLHKLKDVSKFSAWIRTIVDRRSIDWVRKHQRERANQKQYVNGADQIDNISITDFADSTSASSEGLIKAMENTLEQLNPDSKLILVLYYLESNSIESIAGILSIPKGTVKSRLFHAREKLKKLLKPQNHEKPE
- a CDS encoding SDR family oxidoreductase, whose product is MEEENNSQADSNQHTAWSEEQINQCIAVLESLTVDTNQIFEIPKAQRLALLMAAGKLSRPDKEELLKRKKGARKSIKKKQQEKDKQARKNTGIRSAREASIFVAPKMIALTGENEQETVLESPRECYVCKNSYHTLHHFYDTMCKSCGDFNYAKRFQSADMTEQVALVTGSRLKIGYHISLMMLRAGATVIATTRFPKDSALRYAKEPDFKDWSHRLKIHGLDLRHIPSVEIFCNFIEQQYDRLDVLINNAAQTVRRPAGFYSHLMPTEQQAFEELPIHAQTLLSDHEQCVQELKELSADFKQGQSRNIPVSWHGKQLGIGLSASAQLSQIPYSIDNSLTVEEVFPEGKLDADLQQIDLRKTNSWRLKLGEVDTIEMLEVQLVNSVAPFVLNNRLVNLMKKENTGMKHIINVSAMEGKFHQFHKESRHPHTNMAKAALNMMTLTSAAELHKHGIYTNAVDTGWVTDEDPVELAKRKEELHDFQPPLDIVDGAARVLDPLFEGINTGKHWNGKFLKDYKPTSW